gattcgttcgtcgaaggaaggttcattcatcatattttattcactaattttgtaatatgtgaaactcatttttagtggaactgttaatcactttttatagtgattaacgactggacgtagattcttttgaatcgaaccaatataaagattacttgtgtgatttttctactccctacactctttacttttatttgcacattaattgttcgataaattttctcttagaaaatttatttctgaaaactgatcattttaatttaaaaagtgaccgaacacgctttccgctactTTAAGATTTATTTTGCTTCGTTATACTCTCcgaacgataccgattgttccaacaatTCTAAGTCTGGACAAGTCAAGTCTAAGTAATAATATGTTATGATGTTTGGATTGCTTGTTTTGTATGAATACTCATATATAGTTAAATGCCATGTGATAACCTGAATGCTTTTacatctagcttaccctttttgcttgtgtttgtgttttgtatgtgtcgtgttctttcttttacaatgatcaTCTTATGGATGTGAGTAGAGGGAAATGAAGTTTCTTTGGAGTAGGCGTTGGATGGTGGTGATGTTGCAGAGTAGTTAGGATTTGTTTAATATTGTACATAATTTTGGTgtactctcatgtatataaagtttaaattttaggttaaaagctctttttggtcccaattttggttcagaaaattcgttttggtccctgagttgaatttgtgttcaatttcgtcccaaagaacgaatttaatgttcaatttggtccttttcattaacaccgttaaaattgttaacgacaAGGTGTCCAGCTCTGCAACTGCTATATGTGGTGTCAATTTTTTGCTGACTAGGAAACCTTTTAAGTtggaattagaattttttaaagaatttagaagggcaaagtgggaaatCATCTTCCACCTACTAAAATCCTAATTCCCAATTCAGAAACCCTAGCCGTCAGCCACCCTTAAGCTACCACCTCTATGGCAACCACCACGCCGCCAGTGACCACCACCCAACAGTCCCGCCGTCACCAACAGCGCAATCTCCATGCGTGACCACCGTGCAACCCAAGACTGCCGTCAACATTGCGTTCTCGCACACCACCATTCATAATCGTCAACATCACCTCACCGGCCACCAGGAGCTNGCCGCAAGGATGCCACCNTCAAAGCGTTTTCAACCTTTCAACAGTGCTACCATCCTCACAGAACCGCACAATCTCTTTCGGCGAGAGACGACCATCATCCACCAAAACCAGACCTGCAGAGGAAAACCCAGAAACTCAGAAATTGCCATCATCTCTTTTGACACCACCATGCAAAGTCGTCTTCGAACTCTCAGGCCACCATAACCTCCACCATCGTGCAGCCATCATCATCACCTCAGTAGGTCGTCGTCAACCTCATCGCAGCACCATCCCAAATCATTTTTGCGTCACCACACTAAAGCACGACCTCCTTGTCGTCGTGAGCCTTCACTGCCGCTGCGATGCCAACATCACGAAAGCCGCTGCAAGCCCCTCCGTTACTCTTCTCCATTCGCGACCTGCAAGCAAAAAATTGGCAAACCAGAAACAACCACAGAACACAATAAACCCAATGGTATCAGAAAACCCTCTCGCGTCTACGCTCTTGACGGTGAAGGAggaaaccttttcccttttccccaagcaaaccctaattttggatgGGAAAGAGGCAGACACGTGTCAAGACCCCATTGGCACGTCCATCTAGTCAAAGCTGGTCAATgttcccactttgcccttctaaatttttaaaaaaattctaattccaactgaaaaggtTTCCTAgtcagcaaaaaactgacacCTCACATAGCAGTTGCAGAGTTGGACACcttgccgttaacaattttaacggtgttaatgaaaaggaccaaattgaacattaaattcgttctttgggacgaaattgaacacaaattcaactcagggaccaaaacaaattttctgaaccaaaattgggaccaaaaagagtttttaaCCTAAATTTTATGACCATTTTGGATTACTGTAAGATTAATACTTTATACTTTAGCCtataactattctattttattatttctgtgACTAGTAGTATACTGTTTATCATTGTATTTTGGAACATTACACTTTATATTGagattaaatcaaattaatatctaattatgtcatatattttcttaaagtaCGAAGTTTTgtacagaaaaaaattacatcaataTCTTCTAATATCTTCAGGAATTATAGTAACAGTCaagtttctttaaaatttgacataacctcttttttattttagaaatattatattgaatttttttttatattaaacataaatctctttaaaattttaaaatgttacataataatatgttttacatGTACCTAAACGAAggttattatgattataattagagaaaatattaatatcttgCTGTAATTTACTCTAATAGTTATTTTCAGAAATAAACTAAGattccaaataaaacaaaaaagaagaatgatAACCCTCCAAGGCAAACTTACAAATGATTCTTCTCTTACACACATTTCACAAACCCAAATACTCTATCCACACACCCCTTATTCCTTTTCACACCATCGTCTTGCAGCTGGAGCTGAGGGGGTCCCACATCGCCGGCAGCAAAAACTTCCGCCCGCGCACCCCCACGGCGTTGTAGCTAGCCCCCGTCGTCTTGTCCACCAGAACGTTCCCGGGGTAGCCCGGATACGCCCCCTTCCCAAAGATTCCGGTGCACGCCGACACCGCCTCCAGCGGCGCGCTCGGGGGCCCCTGGTAGTACCCATCCTCGAACGGGTTCGTCACCAACCCCGCGAGAACCGTGGCCAAATTTATCACCATGCCGTCAACGCCAACGTCTACGTTGGGCGCCGCTAACGGCGGCGTTTGGGGACCGTAAATGGGTTGGTGGAAGGGCCACGCGCACTGCCCTGGACATTGCGTGATTGGGTTCCCCACCCAGGCGTACGCCACCCTCTCGCCGTCATTCCTCTTCCCCCACCCGTGGGTCCCACACTGGTTCATGCAGAAGTCCTCCACCGCCACGTCAGCGGATGTCATGATCACGTGCACCACGTGAGGCTCGTAGTTGGCCTTCGACGCCAACGCGAGGAGTTTGTCCGTGTTCAGTGACTTGCCGAGGGAGTAGTTACCGTCGAGGGTTTGGCTCCCCACGACGAGGGTGCAGGAACCTCCCCTGTAGCTCTCGGTGGTTCGCCACCACGAAGAGACGGAAGAAGGGGTAGGAGACGATGAGGTGGAGGCTAGCGATTGGACAAAGTCGATGAGTATGGAGCGTTGGGTGGAGGTGAAGGTACCGTACCAGAGTAAATGGAGGGTGATGTTACCCTTGAGGAGGGTACCTTTGTGGTACTTTAACACAAGTGGCTGGTTCTGAACCAAAGCTAACATGCGGTTAGGGGCACGAGAAGTGGCATTGGAAAGGTTTAGAACGCAGCATGTTgagaggatgaagaagaggagaaaggAAAATGGGTTGAGAAGAGGCATTTTAGTGTTCTTGTGAGGGTTTGGGAGTTTGAGAAAGCCTTTCTGTTGTTTATATAGGTAGGAAGAAGATGGAGTGTGATTTGATTTTGGAtatggttttgttttgtgttatgTTATGTTAGTTAATAGAAAGCGTGTTTTTTCAAGCACCATTGTCTCTATCAGCTGCTAATATATCCTTCTACGTGCATGCTTTATCTTCTGGTATATATTGTCATCtaataattaaatagttaatgTTTCGATGGAGATTTTAGAGCAACACTATCAAAccttttctattataaatatctCTTTAACGTAAATAAATATgctatataaatatgtattgcCATGTAATGGTTAATTAATGGTTAGATGCATATTTTAGATAAATGATACACCAATACTTTTCTGTCATAAATATCTCCTTAACGCGAATAATCTTTTTGTGTTGTGTGTATGGTTTTGGATTACAAGTGATTGCagaaaaaatgtgaaaagaTGAAGTTTAATCCAAGTTCAAATAAAAATGGATTAATTTTAGTTGGTTTTGATATGTTAGACGATGAAAATTTGAGTCTAAGTCTTTGGTAATGTGGAAGAGAGAGGGAGaggaggaaagaaaagaagagaaatggGAGAAAGTATAGTGGTTAGTTGGAGTGaatgataagaaaaagaaaagagatggTGGGTTCCAGTTATATTTTCCATTAAAAGtgcaaagaaaaatgagaaagtttGTTATGTAATTACAATGTCATGGAATGTATTTTTAGACTTTTATTAtacaatagttttttttttattattatttcaattaaacagtactttttttatttacctctaatatatttatttatttatttcgtatttttctctccttgtcaaacaaaacataaaatcatcactttgatttgatttagtattatttttttaaaattggtaaaatactttaaaaatgaGACAAATTGAAATCAGACCGGATTCTATTTTTGGCTCGCATGTTAtctttaattagaaattaaagattaacttttaagtttaaaaattcaGTTTGTTAATACTTACCAAATTAGTAAATACTAAAAGGGTTTTTTAACCAGGATaactaaatcaaaattttcttacTGTGCcagttattatatatgtatgtatatatatttcacatttgtgtatttctttatttttctaacatCAGTAGAGCATAAGTGTCCTGATAGAACAATTAAAATTctgaaagataattttttaatccgTACAATTATAAAATGATGATTATCTGCAAAAATTACCACCATAAaaggaatttatatttaacaatttaaagaataaaaacaatatttgcaaatattaaagttaattgaCATGATGGAAGTTTCTGAACGTTTTGTTGGCAGCCTGCTGGCACGATGTATCATTCTCATCCGCTGATGTTACTAAGATTTAATACCATTTTgactcaaaattattttaaaccttttaattcATTTATCCCATCATCAaggtattaattaaaaaatacaaaaaatattataaacatattttagaaaataaaatataccaTTTTAGTGATGCAtgatatttgttattaaaatgaACTTGTACCAAacgaagaagagaaaagattaAGAATTAGTTATAGCTTACTAAATTACTTTGACAAGGCATAAGTACCCAACTATTCGGTCTGGTGATCGAGTTACACGTCTTACTACAACTAcgcaaaaacacacaaaataaatgaaattgatgATATAGCAGAAAATAAATTTGCCCCACTATTTATGATTATGGGAACGCGGATTAATAAATTACCACTAATTATATCGTCCTTGAGGCATAGCAAACCTTCCCATGCATACATTGACTTATATTATTTGCGTGTTAAAAAGTATACAATAATGATGGCCATGTTAAATTCTAAATGTTTTCTTCTATGATACACAGAATTTAATTTTCGTTGTTTGTCAATTCGTTaaagataaagttaatttatattatatatagatgcaaattttattttatatattaatttgtaaaattgaattacatttaaatttttttataatacgagagttataaattaaattttattttaattagaaaggaaaaaaaataggaaTATCCAAAAgatatatgtatttaattattcatttgttaatatgataaatacgaatattatgatttttgacaagcagattttttttttttttatgtttttcttagaaaataattattagtgaatgttattttaatacatatactttttttaacataagtgatcaaaataaaactactcgtaaaaaaaattattgaataattatttaaaatttgaattcatatatttttatttttatttaaacctataaaattgaaactattttcaaaaaaattaagtttttaaaatttataatctgGTACACCCATtcaaatttacattatattaacGTTTTAGtatgtaatttgatttaaaatgtactttaaaactatgttttatttaattttatgtttcaaagatttaattttaaataattttttaaaattaaaaaagacatataaaaatatgagaGTATCCATGCATAATCaggtatataaaaaaaattcgtggatatattttatgtatccaaataataatgaaagaagtaacctaataaatatttctaagtgaattaaatattaatattatattatccaACACCTCATAGCACTAGGCCGCTGAGAAATCAAAGGATACCAATATCTACCGCGAATTTTCATTAAACATAAAACAAGCAGTGTTCTCCACCAAATTGAAGAAAGACTCGTAAACGTTAAACGTTGGTGTTAACGAGAGTGGACTCCAATatcaacatttttaaaatcagCCAAACGGTGTTCATGATTAATTGTGACCTCACAACAAACCTATTGTCATCACTGCAACTCATATCTCTACCATCCAACATATTTATATGCATCTTTTCCAATATATTtaccttttctttattatttcttgTAAGTCTCTTTTACTTCAAATTACGTCTTCAAATGCTAAACTTTTCATCATATCATACAAGAGTTACAATCtaagttgaaaattaaaaagtgaataaaaCCATTTACagatcatatttaaaatatgttttcactGAAAGCATTTGTTTAGTTCCCAACTCCTAATTAATTTTGATCTCTATAaatgttgaaataatttttttagttcttataaagtatataaattttaaatttcggtctcataaaatatttttaaattttatctccaaaatttcaaataactatttgtaatccataatattttaaagaaacaattgaatagcttttattttatgagaTTTGTTAGGAGATTCTTCTATATTGTAAtacaattatcattatttatctttttagttAAGGAGTTAAATAATAAGATTGtacaaagaataaaaactaaaaagggAGATGTATttgtaaaagtataattaagaataaattatatatatatacatgtattcCTCCCAGTTGTGTCGTATTAGCCGtgatagaaaaagtaaagaGAGAAAGATTGGAAAAGTATGGGGCATATTTAGAGGCGTATGCAATTATATATTTGGTGATGATAAATACGACCTAAACCATAAATGTGAGGTATTGTGTGGAGCAACGTTTGGTGATTACAGTCCAAATTGTATTTGGTTGCATTTGCTGGGAGATAGAATAAACAGTGTGAATGCCAATGGATGTAGTATGGTGTAGTCATGGTTCTACTGTGGCTGTTTACACGTATCTATCAGCTAGGGTTCATGGTCCCCTCGGCATTGTGTAGTGCATGTTGGAATGATGGATGCATTGGGACTATAATATTCAAGAACTTAGTTTATATGTTGTAAATGTAGATAAGTCGATCATGGTataaaacttcaaatattttatgagtaAGTGCACCCTTTGGACAGCTGCTTCATTCACTCCACTTGTTTGTTTTTATGCCATTTCGATTTCAGCTTTATAGTCATGGATGGTataatttttggattaaataGAAGTCATTCATGTTACAAATATTGACTAAATTTAAGAAGGGTGAATTTAGAAACTTTGAGTGAAAAATTAACTAgttattcaaagaaaaaatttgtttttattttagaataaaatataattagatattatagatgg
The DNA window shown above is from Vigna radiata var. radiata cultivar VC1973A unplaced genomic scaffold, Vradiata_ver6 scaffold_187, whole genome shotgun sequence and carries:
- the LOC106778807 gene encoding protein EXORDIUM-like 2; the protein is MPLLNPFSFLLFFILSTCCVLNLSNATSRAPNRMLALVQNQPLVLKYHKGTLLKGNITLHLLWYGTFTSTQRSILIDFVQSLASTSSSPTPSSVSSWWRTTESYRGGSCTLVVGSQTLDGNYSLGKSLNTDKLLALASKANYEPHVVHVIMTSADVAVEDFCMNQCGTHGWGKRNDGERVAYAWVGNPITQCPGQCAWPFHQPIYGPQTPPLAAPNVDVGVDGMVINLATVLAGLVTNPFEDGYYQGPPSAPLEAVSACTGIFGKGAYPGYPGNVLVDKTTGASYNAVGVRGRKFLLPAMWDPLSSSCKTMV